The nucleotide window CTCCGAAGATAAAACCCAGTGTCCGTACAAATGTCAGACGTTTTCCCAGGAATAAAATCGCCATCAAAGCAGTCAGCAATGGACCCATACCGAGGATCAGCCCACCGTTAACAGCGGATGTCACTTTTAAACCTATTCCAAGGAATAAATGGTGGCCAGTGACATTCAGGATTGCCCCGCCAAATATATATTTCCACTCCTGCCTTGATGGCAGCCGTACTTTTTTTCAAGAAAAATAGAATGATAAACACCGAGACTCCAGCCGTGAAGACGCGGAGTGA belongs to Mesobacillus subterraneus and includes:
- a CDS encoding EamA family transporter translates to MKNLQIYLILTGVMFLWGMNVTALKIIVGNFPPITITSLRVFTAGVSVFIILFFLKKSTAAIKAGVEIYIWRGNPECHWPPFIPWNRFKSDIRC